Proteins from a single region of Spirochaetota bacterium:
- a CDS encoding zinc metallopeptidase has translation MFGVDPLYWMLMAPVFAFSLWASFKVKSSFKKFSQVGSRSGMTGAQVAELILQRNGLGHVPVLETTGFLSDHYDPMKKVIKLSPEVFGSNSLASIGVAAHETGHAIQHAKGYKALMLRNTLAPTASIGSNFAWIIIFVGFMLGTLGLVKIGILLFSVVVVFQLITLPVEFNASSRAKEMLASYGILGASEMAGVSKVLSAAAMTYVAAAASAIVTLLYFLIRSGILGGRDD, from the coding sequence ATGTTCGGCGTTGACCCTCTCTACTGGATGCTCATGGCCCCGGTTTTTGCATTCTCGCTCTGGGCGTCATTCAAGGTAAAAAGCTCGTTTAAGAAATTCTCCCAGGTAGGATCGCGGTCCGGGATGACGGGAGCCCAGGTCGCGGAGCTCATCCTCCAGCGCAACGGGCTCGGTCATGTTCCCGTGCTGGAAACGACCGGGTTTCTCTCGGACCACTACGATCCCATGAAAAAGGTGATCAAGCTTTCGCCCGAGGTGTTCGGAAGCAACTCACTCGCCTCGATAGGCGTGGCGGCGCATGAAACGGGTCACGCGATCCAGCATGCAAAGGGCTACAAGGCGCTCATGCTGCGCAATACCCTGGCGCCCACCGCCTCAATCGGGTCTAATTTCGCATGGATAATAATCTTCGTCGGCTTCATGCTCGGAACCCTCGGGCTCGTGAAGATCGGAATCCTGCTTTTCAGCGTCGTCGTGGTGTTCCAGCTCATAACGCTTCCCGTCGAGTTCAACGCCTCTTCGCGCGCCAAGGAAATGCTCGCTTCCTACGGCATACTCGGCGCGAGCGAGATGGCCGGCGTTTCAAAGGTGCTGTCGGCAGCGGCGATGACCTACGTGGCGGCGGCTGCCTCGGCGATCGTGACGCTGCTCTATTTCCTGATTCGCTCCGGTATTCTGGGCGGGCGCGACGACTAG
- a CDS encoding response regulator transcription factor: MIRTIGLLSAHGELVDDFGGGIGDMELRVYRSVDAVRGEELSLLAIDVDIFESVDLFQFYLSKIRKKVLDMPVMLVLRVSHLEVVNLDWFFDDFVLYPFRKGELNARLKQLLWEKKLQLDENHISIGNLRINLAEYSVYLNNEKLHFTYKEFEVLRLLIQNPGVVFSRKDLLGRLWGVEYIGGTRTVDVHIRRLRSKLGDEFNTIIETVRNVGYRCRMSAESAKST; this comes from the coding sequence GTGATCAGAACGATAGGCCTGCTTTCGGCGCACGGTGAGCTCGTTGACGATTTCGGCGGCGGAATCGGTGACATGGAGCTTCGCGTATATCGGTCGGTTGATGCGGTCAGGGGTGAGGAACTTTCGCTTCTGGCCATCGATGTCGACATATTCGAGTCGGTCGATCTCTTCCAGTTCTACCTTTCGAAGATCAGGAAGAAGGTCCTCGATATGCCCGTCATGCTGGTTCTGCGGGTCAGCCACCTGGAGGTTGTAAACCTGGACTGGTTTTTCGACGACTTCGTCCTGTATCCCTTCCGCAAGGGCGAGCTCAACGCGCGGCTTAAGCAACTGCTCTGGGAAAAAAAGCTGCAGCTCGATGAAAATCATATTTCTATCGGGAATTTGAGGATCAACCTCGCCGAATACTCGGTGTACCTGAACAACGAAAAGCTTCATTTCACCTACAAGGAGTTCGAGGTGCTCAGGCTCCTCATTCAAAATCCCGGCGTCGTCTTTTCCAGGAAGGATCTATTGGGAAGATTGTGGGGCGTGGAGTATATCGGCGGCACGCGCACCGTGGACGTGCATATCAGGCGGCTCAGGAGCAAGCTGGGCGATGAATTCAACACGATAATTGAAACCGTGCGGAATGTCGGGTACCGCTGCCGGATGAGCGCGGAATCCGCGAAAAGCACATGA